A window from Nitrosopumilus sp. encodes these proteins:
- a CDS encoding SIMPL domain-containing protein (The SIMPL domain is named for its presence in mouse protein SIMPL (signalling molecule that associates with mouse pelle-like kinase). Bacterial member BP26, from Brucella, was shown to assemble into a channel-like structure, while YggE from E. coli has been associated with resistance to oxidative stress.), with protein MKTTKSTTFVISAAVLIAAVMTITSAGSMSLENSQALAQEVPTSSEEKTISVTGTATTTVEPDLLVITFGVETQEITAKQALDANSQAMTGIIEAINLTGIVEDEINTSRFNIYPVYDGYEDPITKRWKQDLTGYRVTNTITVETTKLDLAADIIDGAVTAGANRVDNVSFTLSPEKHLQLKDELIEQAILHAKTKAENALAPLEYSIIGVKAVSLSEFGMTPPPMPMFNMAFDERMERSFASTPVFSSDQDVSTTANVVFLIGSN; from the coding sequence ATGAAAACAACAAAATCAACGACATTTGTGATTAGTGCAGCAGTATTGATAGCTGCTGTCATGACTATCACATCTGCAGGATCTATGTCTCTGGAGAACAGTCAAGCACTGGCTCAAGAGGTACCTACATCCTCAGAGGAAAAAACAATCTCAGTTACAGGCACTGCAACTACCACAGTTGAGCCTGACTTGTTGGTAATTACCTTTGGAGTGGAAACCCAAGAAATTACTGCAAAACAAGCACTTGATGCTAATTCCCAGGCAATGACTGGAATCATAGAGGCAATCAATCTGACTGGAATAGTCGAAGATGAAATCAACACATCAAGATTCAACATCTATCCTGTATACGATGGATATGAGGATCCAATTACCAAAAGATGGAAGCAAGACTTGACAGGATATCGCGTGACAAACACCATAACTGTTGAGACTACAAAGTTAGATTTGGCAGCTGACATCATAGATGGTGCTGTAACTGCAGGGGCAAACAGAGTAGACAATGTATCATTTACATTGTCACCTGAAAAACATCTGCAGCTCAAAGATGAGTTAATTGAACAAGCAATTCTACATGCAAAGACCAAAGCTGAAAATGCACTTGCTCCACTAGAGTATTCAATTATAGGAGTAAAGGCAGTGTCACTATCAGAATTTGGAATGACTCCACCTCCAATGCCAATGTTTAACATGGCATTTGATGAACGCATGGAAAGATCATTTGCTTCAACACCCGTGTTCTCATCTGATCAAGATGTCAGTACAACTGCAAACGTAGTATTTCTGATTGGAAGCAACTAA
- a CDS encoding pyridoxamine 5'-phosphate oxidase family protein yields MIKITHASPGIGSTLSSSQVSDFLRNSTLNLLLGTIDEKSEPNVHPVWYLYENEKLYVETSKTTKKAQNIRNGKNTVYFCIDDEKIPYKGVRGKAVATIIEDISTMLPIAEKIMVKYTGDLKNNVAKFLLDGVKNGSSVLLELKPKYFATWDHSNAF; encoded by the coding sequence ATGATCAAAATTACACATGCAAGTCCTGGAATTGGCTCAACATTATCTTCATCACAAGTAAGTGATTTTCTGAGAAATTCAACTCTAAACTTGCTTTTAGGAACCATCGATGAAAAAAGCGAACCAAATGTCCATCCAGTCTGGTATCTTTATGAAAATGAAAAGCTGTATGTTGAGACTAGCAAGACTACAAAGAAAGCTCAAAACATTCGCAACGGCAAAAATACGGTATATTTCTGCATAGATGACGAGAAAATCCCATACAAAGGAGTCAGAGGCAAAGCCGTGGCAACAATAATTGAAGATATCTCTACAATGCTTCCAATTGCAGAGAAAATTATGGTAAAATATACTGGAGATTTGAAAAACAATGTGGCAAAGTTCTTGCTAGATGGAGTCAAGAATGGCTCTTCTGTACTCTTGGAACTAAAACCAAAATATTTTGCAACATGGGATCACAGTAATGCTTTCTAA
- a CDS encoding VOC family protein yields the protein MSDFLKAISMDHVNMNVKNLEQSIQFYKDLFGFEVRKEDNSPNKLDAPSKIIGNDSIKLCLYEDPQMSANSGGIAHFGFHIANFEDIMEKCKELNVEVLYDGPVEFEKSRSVYIKDPSGYEIELSEISGGGL from the coding sequence ATGAGTGATTTTCTCAAAGCCATATCCATGGATCATGTAAATATGAACGTCAAGAACTTGGAGCAAAGCATACAGTTTTACAAAGATCTATTTGGGTTTGAGGTGAGAAAAGAAGATAATTCTCCAAACAAGCTGGATGCTCCTTCAAAAATTATTGGCAATGACTCTATCAAGCTTTGTCTGTATGAGGATCCTCAAATGTCTGCAAATAGTGGAGGAATTGCCCACTTTGGTTTTCATATTGCAAACTTTGAAGATATTATGGAAAAATGCAAGGAATTGAATGTAGAGGTTCTCTATGATGGTCCTGTGGAATTTGAAAAATCACGGTCAGTATACATCAAAGATCCTAGCGGATATGAAATTGAGCTAAGTGAAATCTCTGGTGGCGGACTATAG
- a CDS encoding type IV secretory system conjugative DNA transfer family protein: MGKFWSLSQEKQLGSLDKTRNFLGQSNSNVSCCSLKVPISMDVKSAIQTIPGLISSAPEVIRSFEVWWDGKNKQLKYVLSAQNKLDLANYKISFQNVYPNVSFVSQQETTPDWFSPQKSSYEIFDVSLQHGHYSTMLDTSATNQQQHHQLITNLSNSIQLYENAWIQFVFEPYNFISYLRHHQRRLNSRIKNITSKNYRTWIDDITNTQSYENPENGLDFYNNYKDLLKDTREKTQNTQIVLSIRGLIQSKDDNNNNKPRLSFDQIRSKHDHLTQYFYRYNSFYHPKYKKSGSPITINHTKKNYPRLSMFDFRLIPNPKKFMMQSIKDYFKKTILAAQYKKRKPMPFLILNPNELSLFVHLPNPITTRNIQTTRNVSLPSKLVNKTGFNIGYFEESKKISYGKQCNLVEEQSAIISPIDFSRHIYCVGGTGSGKTSLIRVIAKHLEEANLNGVFPNSFIYLDPKGEDSIKFIQQCNGNSMNSGMIHYLEPLDTGFSINPLELPKYSKGKRDEMVSRYVGYFLEMVKEWYGQQQIFVQMERIFRVLLFYMYYKNDSPTFIDMYDIIIQLQDEGVKYLQTMFKALGMPGDDLKQALSSIASLKPDSFVPLLNRVEQFATDPILKKVFCQRHGTVSFEELIRPGHYTIVRISTLNLAHHIQPLAIQAFVIKLWFTILERASNTKEDDRGQVILALDEFQIVKDLQILPLILSQARSYRLGLLLAHQTMAQIDDKLLEEIVGNSGTQFAGQISSKDASRLGSIWDTKFSKELTQQMASQEDFHWTYKMRVTAGQEQSTPIQFWLPIPPEIANTDEQLQEFIASQKRKYSTVKQSTSILSEAQTESIKWMRYITVPLPEHIQWKIMLLLHQNNSVSLQLGQITEKLNANQRDDVSDVLHDMVKKKILDVVDENNRNTKYVLSEDTKSKYFTFDSIKIGSADDISYITKKAVNSYLQKKYFITIADQTVKKDEDRTDLIAYSYETDKAISVEIESASELASHPEAARKNMVKWKEMGFAAYHGWSTSYRIKEILESHIDQEEQRENVLAFVV; encoded by the coding sequence ATGGGCAAATTCTGGTCATTATCACAAGAAAAGCAACTAGGTTCACTAGACAAAACAAGGAATTTTCTGGGACAGTCAAACTCTAACGTCTCTTGTTGTTCCCTAAAAGTTCCAATATCTATGGATGTAAAATCTGCAATCCAAACAATTCCTGGATTGATTTCATCTGCACCTGAAGTCATTAGATCATTTGAGGTCTGGTGGGATGGAAAAAACAAGCAGCTAAAGTATGTTTTATCTGCCCAAAACAAATTAGATTTAGCAAACTACAAAATTTCATTTCAGAATGTTTATCCAAATGTGTCTTTTGTATCTCAACAAGAGACCACACCTGATTGGTTCTCTCCACAAAAATCATCTTATGAAATATTTGATGTATCACTACAACATGGGCATTATTCAACTATGCTGGATACTAGTGCAACAAATCAACAACAACATCATCAGCTGATTACAAATTTATCAAACTCTATTCAACTCTATGAGAACGCATGGATTCAGTTTGTCTTTGAACCATACAATTTCATCTCATATCTTAGACACCATCAAAGAAGATTAAATTCAAGAATCAAAAATATCACAAGTAAAAACTATAGAACATGGATAGATGACATTACAAATACACAATCATATGAGAATCCAGAAAATGGTTTAGACTTTTACAACAACTACAAGGATCTGCTAAAAGACACTAGAGAAAAGACACAGAACACACAGATTGTATTGAGTATTCGTGGATTGATACAATCAAAAGATGATAATAATAATAATAAACCTCGTTTGTCTTTTGATCAGATAAGATCAAAACATGACCATCTAACACAGTATTTCTACAGATACAATTCATTTTATCATCCAAAATACAAAAAGTCAGGCTCGCCAATTACCATAAACCACACAAAAAAGAACTATCCAAGACTCTCAATGTTTGATTTTAGATTAATTCCAAATCCTAAAAAATTCATGATGCAATCTATAAAAGATTATTTTAAAAAAACTATACTTGCAGCACAATACAAGAAAAGAAAACCAATGCCATTTCTTATTTTGAATCCAAATGAACTGTCTTTGTTTGTTCATCTGCCAAATCCAATCACCACAAGAAACATCCAAACTACACGAAACGTATCATTGCCATCAAAACTTGTAAACAAGACAGGATTTAACATTGGATATTTTGAAGAGTCTAAAAAAATCTCTTACGGTAAACAATGCAATCTAGTTGAGGAACAATCAGCAATAATATCGCCAATTGACTTTTCACGACACATCTACTGTGTTGGTGGAACTGGCAGCGGAAAGACATCATTAATCAGAGTGATTGCAAAGCATCTCGAAGAAGCAAATCTTAATGGAGTATTTCCAAACAGCTTCATCTATCTTGATCCCAAGGGTGAGGATTCTATAAAGTTCATCCAGCAGTGCAATGGCAATTCAATGAATAGTGGCATGATCCATTATTTAGAACCATTAGATACTGGATTCTCAATTAATCCACTTGAGTTACCAAAATATTCCAAAGGAAAAAGAGATGAGATGGTATCACGCTATGTAGGATATTTTTTAGAAATGGTAAAGGAATGGTACGGACAACAACAGATCTTTGTCCAGATGGAAAGAATATTTCGCGTTTTATTATTTTACATGTATTACAAAAATGACTCTCCAACATTTATTGACATGTATGATATTATCATCCAGCTGCAAGATGAGGGAGTAAAATATCTACAAACAATGTTCAAGGCTTTAGGAATGCCAGGCGATGATCTAAAGCAAGCACTCTCATCTATTGCATCACTAAAACCTGATTCCTTTGTTCCGTTACTAAATAGAGTAGAACAGTTTGCAACTGATCCAATTTTAAAAAAAGTATTCTGCCAAAGACATGGTACAGTATCCTTTGAGGAGTTGATACGGCCTGGTCACTACACAATAGTTAGAATATCTACATTGAATCTGGCTCATCACATACAACCATTAGCAATTCAAGCTTTTGTCATAAAACTATGGTTTACAATACTAGAAAGAGCATCAAACACAAAAGAAGATGACAGAGGCCAAGTGATTCTAGCTCTGGATGAATTCCAAATTGTAAAGGATTTGCAGATTTTACCCTTGATACTATCGCAGGCAAGATCATATCGCCTAGGACTGTTATTGGCTCACCAGACCATGGCACAAATCGATGACAAACTACTAGAAGAGATTGTCGGAAATTCAGGCACTCAATTTGCAGGACAAATCTCAAGCAAGGATGCATCAAGATTGGGCAGCATATGGGACACAAAGTTCTCAAAAGAGTTAACACAACAGATGGCCTCACAAGAGGATTTTCACTGGACATACAAGATGAGGGTCACAGCAGGACAAGAACAGTCAACTCCAATACAGTTCTGGCTACCAATACCACCTGAGATAGCAAACACTGATGAGCAATTACAAGAATTTATCGCATCTCAAAAGAGAAAGTACAGTACTGTTAAACAATCCACATCAATATTATCAGAGGCACAAACTGAATCAATAAAATGGATGAGATACATCACTGTACCGCTTCCAGAACACATACAATGGAAAATAATGTTGTTATTACACCAAAACAATTCAGTATCTCTCCAGCTGGGACAAATTACTGAAAAACTAAATGCAAACCAGAGAGATGATGTGTCTGATGTGTTACATGACATGGTTAAAAAAAAGATACTAGATGTAGTAGATGAGAACAACAGAAATACAAAATATGTTTTATCAGAGGATACAAAATCTAAATATTTTACATTTGATAGCATCAAGATTGGCTCAGCTGATGACATTTCATATATTACAAAAAAGGCAGTGAACAGCTATCTGCAAAAGAAATATTTCATAACAATTGCAGACCAGACAGTAAAAAAAGATGAGGACAGAACTGACTTGATTGCGTACAGTTACGAGACTGACAAGGCAATATCAGTGGAGATAGAATCAGCTAGCGAGCTTGCATCCCATCCAGAAGCTGCAAGGAAGAACATGGTAAAATGGAAAGAAATGGGATTTGCAGCGTATCATGGTTGGTCAACTAGTTATAGAATAAAAGAAATACTAGAATCTCATATAGACCAAGAAGAACAAAGAGAAAATGTATTGGCATTTGTAGTTTAG
- a CDS encoding electron transfer flavoprotein subunit alpha/FixB family protein, whose amino-acid sequence MEEKFRHLYVVIEHEGGEFLPVSLEMVGEARRLIDNFNLKYSSKEKVVAVMLGHNIKNVSKKLIEYGADAVIYSDNPELKDVRNTIYTKVISQIAQDTKTLGEVESEYASEIQRPRYMFFAADSIGRHLSSTVLTELESGLASDINQLVIEDIEMSHQQKTGGKKEIYAKTLEMYRPDFSGFLWTTILCLDNRNPAFPRYYHPQSCSIIPGVFESLKPDSSRDGKIIEFIPNIDAQDLRVKILSRQVIESEVDFETPRTIVSFGRGIKEEPEQNIKLVEQLAKELNAEIGITLPISKKPFPINSSLDAKYMIPDRVIGTSGHKTSAMLYIAVGVSGAMQHVWGMKDSGFVVAINPDEDAPIKNECDIFIKGRMEEVIPLLIEEIKKQIQVVETV is encoded by the coding sequence GTGGAAGAAAAATTTAGGCACCTATATGTTGTAATAGAACATGAAGGAGGGGAATTTCTTCCTGTTAGTCTTGAGATGGTTGGAGAAGCAAGGCGCCTCATAGACAATTTTAATTTGAAATATTCTTCAAAGGAAAAAGTGGTTGCAGTAATGTTAGGACATAACATAAAAAATGTCTCAAAAAAACTAATAGAATATGGTGCCGATGCTGTAATTTACTCTGACAATCCAGAATTAAAAGATGTTAGAAATACAATTTACACCAAAGTCATCAGTCAGATTGCACAAGACACTAAAACTTTAGGCGAGGTTGAATCAGAATATGCATCCGAAATACAGAGACCACGATACATGTTCTTTGCCGCAGATAGCATTGGTAGACATCTCTCATCTACTGTTTTAACTGAACTGGAATCAGGTTTGGCATCTGATATTAACCAACTAGTAATTGAAGATATTGAAATGTCTCACCAACAAAAAACTGGAGGAAAAAAAGAAATTTATGCAAAGACTCTAGAAATGTACAGGCCTGACTTTTCTGGATTTTTATGGACTACAATTTTATGTCTAGATAATCGTAATCCAGCTTTTCCAAGATATTATCACCCACAATCTTGTAGTATTATTCCTGGAGTTTTTGAATCACTTAAACCAGATTCATCTCGTGATGGAAAGATAATTGAATTCATTCCAAATATAGATGCACAAGATCTAAGAGTCAAAATACTTAGCCGTCAAGTTATTGAGAGTGAAGTTGATTTTGAGACTCCAAGAACAATTGTAAGTTTTGGCAGGGGGATTAAAGAAGAACCAGAACAAAATATCAAACTTGTAGAACAATTGGCAAAAGAACTAAACGCAGAGATAGGAATCACTTTACCAATATCAAAAAAACCATTCCCAATAAATTCGAGTTTGGATGCAAAATACATGATTCCAGACAGAGTGATTGGAACTAGTGGACACAAAACAAGTGCCATGCTTTACATCGCAGTAGGAGTTAGTGGGGCGATGCAACATGTGTGGGGAATGAAAGACTCTGGATTTGTTGTAGCAATTAATCCTGATGAAGATGCGCCAATTAAAAATGAATGTGATATTTTCATTAAGGGAAGGATGGAAGAGGTGATTCCACTATTAATTGAAGAGATAAAAAAACAGATACAAGTTGTGGAGACTGTCTAA
- a CDS encoding NAD(P)/FAD-dependent oxidoreductase, translating into MEKYDVAIIGGGSAGLAALKQLSNLGKQAILLEAGSEVGTKNLSGGILYSKKPQKGTVTNVEEIYENFLDDAPFERKITKYILHSTSKDKVYSMDLTAAHEYQSNFGYSVLLNKLNSWFAKQAIETAEKLGGGVIPGVHVKSISWNELGNAIIQTDELDDFEVKAVIAADGVNSEIADIVGARPKFTPTQLYQGVKVIIKLPEEIIEKRFGVSSDEGAAHLFAGDITLNHIGGGFLYTNSDTLSVGAVYHYHSQLENPTEPWVLIDALLKNPMISEFIKDDVPIKSKIDKSLPQEEQLRVRFAVAKQIKNWNEIRSSYFSSSGKKRLIDSGKYKSDEDIKTRLTEIEDQLRSLGVSFGSDYVEAEYGAKLVPDGKRCRMQKPFFKNILFVGDAAGRGIFVGPRIEGLNVGIDDGVRAANAVARAIDKNDFSENSLGEYYSKETENSPYTTDMKQIDKNYLKIFLDAAKDVPKDIIGARYGPILKMMSSGKLLGITVKFANILGYEKLLPMIESEDTYVKIPIQLAERLGKTVSQSYSPSIQSIADRIGNLSYNDDHLSHIKILNPKSEFIKKMVTLCPAKCYTEEEEEGGGGNVIIQHEGCVDCGTCSQETEWRHPRGEKGIHYKYG; encoded by the coding sequence TTGGAAAAGTATGATGTAGCAATTATTGGCGGAGGATCTGCAGGACTTGCTGCACTAAAGCAATTATCCAATCTTGGAAAGCAAGCAATTCTATTAGAAGCAGGCTCTGAGGTTGGTACAAAGAACCTTTCTGGCGGAATTCTTTACTCAAAAAAACCACAGAAAGGCACAGTGACAAACGTTGAAGAAATATATGAGAATTTTCTAGATGATGCTCCTTTTGAGCGTAAAATCACAAAATACATTTTACATTCAACATCAAAAGACAAGGTTTACTCTATGGACCTCACAGCAGCTCACGAATATCAATCAAATTTTGGTTACTCTGTTTTACTAAACAAACTTAATTCATGGTTTGCAAAACAAGCAATAGAAACGGCTGAGAAACTTGGGGGTGGAGTTATTCCGGGAGTTCATGTCAAATCAATTTCTTGGAATGAATTAGGCAACGCGATAATTCAAACTGATGAGTTGGATGATTTTGAAGTAAAGGCAGTGATTGCTGCTGATGGTGTAAATTCTGAAATAGCAGACATTGTTGGCGCAAGACCAAAGTTTACACCTACTCAATTGTATCAAGGAGTCAAAGTAATTATAAAACTGCCTGAAGAAATTATTGAAAAAAGATTTGGAGTTTCATCAGATGAAGGTGCGGCACATCTCTTTGCAGGAGATATTACACTAAATCATATTGGAGGTGGATTTCTCTATACAAATTCTGACACACTTTCAGTTGGAGCAGTATACCACTATCACTCACAGTTAGAAAATCCAACTGAGCCATGGGTATTGATTGATGCATTATTAAAAAATCCAATGATTAGTGAATTTATCAAAGATGATGTTCCAATAAAATCAAAAATAGATAAAAGCTTGCCACAAGAAGAACAACTTCGAGTTCGTTTTGCAGTTGCAAAACAAATTAAAAACTGGAATGAGATACGTTCATCATATTTTTCTTCTAGCGGGAAGAAACGTCTGATTGATTCAGGAAAATACAAGTCTGATGAGGACATTAAAACTAGATTAACTGAAATTGAAGACCAATTGAGAAGTTTAGGAGTATCTTTTGGTTCGGATTATGTTGAAGCAGAATATGGTGCAAAATTAGTTCCAGATGGGAAGAGATGTAGAATGCAAAAACCCTTCTTCAAAAATATTTTATTTGTAGGGGATGCAGCAGGTAGGGGAATTTTTGTAGGTCCAAGAATTGAGGGTCTTAATGTAGGAATTGATGATGGTGTAAGAGCTGCTAATGCTGTTGCACGAGCAATTGACAAAAATGATTTCTCTGAAAATTCTCTGGGCGAGTATTACTCTAAGGAGACAGAAAATAGTCCATATACTACAGATATGAAGCAGATCGATAAGAATTACCTAAAGATTTTCCTTGATGCAGCAAAAGATGTTCCAAAAGATATTATCGGTGCACGCTATGGGCCTATCTTGAAAATGATGTCAAGTGGAAAACTTTTAGGTATTACGGTCAAATTTGCAAATATTCTAGGCTATGAGAAACTGCTTCCAATGATAGAGTCAGAGGACACATACGTCAAAATTCCAATTCAACTAGCTGAACGTTTAGGTAAAACTGTATCGCAATCTTATTCTCCAAGCATTCAATCAATTGCAGATAGAATTGGGAATCTAAGTTACAATGATGATCATTTATCTCACATTAAGATACTAAATCCTAAAAGCGAATTTATAAAAAAAATGGTAACTCTTTGTCCTGCAAAATGTTATACAGAAGAGGAGGAGGAGGGGGGCGGAGGAAATGTCATCATTCAACATGAAGGATGTGTAGATTGCGGAACTTGTTCACAGGAAACAGAATGGAGACACCCTCGTGGAGAAAAAGGAATTCATTACAAATACGGCTAA
- a CDS encoding class I SAM-dependent methyltransferase yields MGFFDTEKGVDEYVKMVEGFDGAELIKILHKFLPEKSFVLELGMGPGKDLDILSKTFAATGSDNSQIFLDRYRKQNQNADLLKLDAVTLLTERTFDCIYSNKVLHHLRTDDLKTSLKKQKDLLNPNGILFHSFWKGNKTENFEGLLFVYYELDSLRELFEPDFEILELKVYTENQKDDSIYAVLRRK; encoded by the coding sequence ATGGGATTTTTTGATACTGAAAAAGGCGTAGACGAATATGTAAAAATGGTAGAAGGATTTGATGGGGCAGAACTGATTAAAATTTTACACAAATTTCTACCTGAGAAATCTTTTGTGTTGGAGCTTGGAATGGGTCCTGGAAAAGACTTGGATATATTGAGTAAAACTTTTGCTGCTACAGGCTCTGATAACTCACAAATTTTCTTGGATAGATACAGAAAACAAAATCAAAATGCTGACTTGTTAAAACTGGATGCAGTGACTCTTCTTACCGAGAGAACTTTTGATTGCATATACTCTAACAAGGTTTTACATCACTTGAGAACTGATGACTTGAAAACATCTCTTAAAAAACAAAAAGACCTTCTTAATCCCAATGGAATATTATTTCATTCTTTTTGGAAAGGTAACAAAACTGAGAATTTCGAAGGGTTGTTGTTTGTATATTATGAGTTGGATTCTTTGAGGGAACTTTTTGAGCCTGATTTTGAAATATTAGAATTAAAAGTTTACACTGAGAATCAAAAAGATGACTCTATCTATGCAGTTTTGAGAAGAAAATAA
- a CDS encoding helix-turn-helix transcriptional regulator has translation METKGKKLAVIENNCEFAGYDASKLLKETFTIRELITKRATLEILFPLCCTTKPVRHKQFKESLKGISSRTLSTRLSELVSEGILERKTFAEVPPRVEYKLTKKGQELIESITGLLEWMRKWSKK, from the coding sequence ATGGAAACTAAAGGAAAAAAGCTGGCAGTAATTGAAAACAATTGTGAATTTGCAGGATATGATGCTTCAAAATTATTAAAAGAGACTTTTACAATCAGGGAACTGATCACAAAAAGGGCAACACTTGAGATTCTCTTTCCACTTTGCTGTACGACAAAACCAGTAAGACACAAGCAGTTCAAAGAATCACTTAAAGGAATTAGCAGTAGGACACTATCTACAAGGTTATCTGAACTAGTATCTGAGGGAATATTGGAAAGAAAAACATTTGCAGAGGTTCCACCAAGAGTAGAATACAAGCTAACCAAAAAAGGTCAAGAGTTAATCGAATCCATTACTGGTCTGCTTGAATGGATGAGAAAATGGTCAAAGAAATGA
- the arsM gene encoding arsenite methyltransferase, with the protein MENSIKEDIKKRYSKIVVSGNDSCCCMPGECKPGDSPVDATKLIGYDQKDLESIPQEAILGVGCGAPINHASLKEGEIVVDLGSGAGIDIFLAAKKVGSFGKAIGIDMTDQMLDKARENATKGNYSNVEFKKGDIEKAIPLEHNSVDAVISNCVINLTTNKKNAFKEVFRILKKDGRMVISDLITDVELPPEKVNSDQWCECIDGALTKENYLFCMRQAGFEKIKVLEERAYMQGENINGRKITSLIIKAVK; encoded by the coding sequence ATGGAAAATTCAATTAAAGAAGACATTAAAAAAAGATATTCCAAGATAGTAGTATCTGGAAATGACAGTTGTTGCTGTATGCCAGGAGAATGCAAACCAGGAGATTCTCCAGTTGATGCAACAAAGTTGATTGGCTATGACCAAAAGGATCTTGAATCAATACCCCAAGAAGCAATTCTAGGCGTGGGGTGTGGTGCACCAATTAATCATGCCAGTCTAAAAGAAGGAGAAATCGTAGTTGATTTGGGTTCAGGGGCTGGAATTGACATATTCCTAGCTGCAAAAAAAGTAGGAAGTTTTGGAAAGGCAATTGGAATTGACATGACAGACCAAATGCTAGATAAAGCAAGAGAGAACGCAACAAAGGGAAACTATTCCAATGTTGAATTTAAAAAAGGAGACATTGAAAAGGCAATTCCGTTAGAACACAATTCAGTTGATGCAGTGATTAGTAATTGTGTGATCAATCTTACAACAAACAAGAAAAATGCATTCAAAGAAGTCTTTAGAATCTTAAAAAAGGATGGAAGGATGGTGATTTCAGACTTGATCACAGATGTAGAATTACCTCCAGAGAAAGTCAATTCAGATCAATGGTGTGAATGCATTGATGGAGCACTCACAAAAGAAAACTATCTTTTTTGCATGAGACAAGCTGGATTTGAGAAGATCAAAGTTTTAGAAGAGAGAGCATACATGCAAGGAGAAAATATCAATGGCAGAAAAATTACTAGTCTTATAATTAAGGCAGTAAAATAA
- a CDS encoding arsenate reductase ArsC, which yields MKKILFVCVENAGRSQMAQAFFKKYLPSEFQPISAGTKPAAKVNLIVVQAMKEVGIDIEDNSPQSISQQMINETEIAVNMGCIDKESCPALFLKNVQDWQISDPKGRSIEEVRAIRDQIEQKVKDLIVSVTRKKESI from the coding sequence ATGAAAAAAATTCTTTTTGTCTGTGTTGAAAATGCAGGTAGAAGTCAGATGGCTCAAGCATTTTTTAAAAAATATCTGCCATCAGAGTTTCAGCCAATCAGTGCAGGAACAAAGCCTGCAGCAAAAGTAAACTTAATTGTAGTGCAAGCAATGAAAGAAGTTGGAATTGACATTGAGGACAACTCTCCTCAAAGCATCTCACAGCAGATGATTAATGAGACAGAGATTGCAGTTAACATGGGATGCATTGACAAAGAGTCATGTCCTGCATTATTTTTAAAAAATGTGCAAGACTGGCAGATATCTGATCCGAAAGGAAGATCAATTGAGGAAGTAAGGGCAATTCGTGACCAGATAGAGCAAAAAGTAAAAGATCTCATAGTTTCTGTGACTAGAAAAAAAGAATCTATTTGA